A section of the Devosia rhizoryzae genome encodes:
- the rpsT gene encoding 30S ribosomal protein S20 produces the protein MANTPSAKKATRKIAARTAINKSRRSRVRTFIRKVEEAITAGDHATAFAALKAAEPEIHRAAGKGIVHSNLASRKVSRLNSRVKALAV, from the coding sequence ATGGCCAATACGCCGTCAGCCAAGAAGGCGACCCGCAAGATTGCCGCCCGCACCGCGATCAACAAGTCGCGTCGTAGCCGCGTGCGCACCTTTATCCGCAAGGTCGAAGAAGCGATCACCGCTGGCGACCACGCCACCGCTTTTGCTGCCCTCAAGGCTGCCGAACCCGAGATCCACCGCGCTGCTGGCAAGGGCATCGTCCACTCCAATCTCGCCTCCCGCAAGGTGTCGCGCCTCAACTCGCGCGTGAAGGCTCTGGCGGTCTAA
- the dnaN gene encoding DNA polymerase III subunit beta — protein MKVTLERNHLLKSLSHVHRVVERRNTYPILANVLFKAGDDRVELRATDLDIEVTESVPAMVSTPGTTTVPAHTLYEIVRKLSDGAEVRLETDGGENMVLTSGRSRFNLACLSPDSFPDLKSGAFPHEFDMPAASLRELIERTQFAISNEETRYYLNGIYFHAVQNTQSGALFRAVATDGHRMARAEIAAPAGSEGMSGIIVPKKTVGEVQKLLDGVDGDVKVEVSDTKIRFTVGPVVLLSKLIEGTFPDYDRVTPKNNDKQMMVDKAGFAIAVDRVSTIASDRGGKAVKLQARDGLLELSVTNPDHGTASEEVAVEFDTDGFEIGFNARYLLDIIQQIRSESAVFLFNDANSPTLVKEQGTEANALYVLMPMRV, from the coding sequence ATGAAAGTCACGCTCGAACGCAATCATCTGCTCAAATCGCTGAGCCATGTGCATCGGGTGGTGGAACGCCGCAATACCTATCCGATCCTCGCCAACGTCCTGTTCAAGGCCGGTGACGACCGGGTCGAACTGCGCGCCACGGACCTCGACATCGAAGTGACCGAAAGCGTGCCGGCCATGGTCTCGACGCCGGGCACGACGACGGTGCCGGCGCATACGCTTTATGAAATCGTGCGCAAGCTTTCCGACGGCGCCGAAGTGCGCCTCGAAACCGATGGCGGCGAGAACATGGTTCTCACTTCCGGTCGCTCGCGCTTCAACCTCGCCTGCCTCTCGCCCGACAGCTTCCCGGATCTCAAATCCGGCGCCTTTCCGCATGAATTCGACATGCCCGCTGCCTCGCTGCGCGAGCTGATCGAGCGGACGCAGTTCGCGATCTCCAACGAAGAAACGCGCTACTACCTCAACGGCATCTATTTCCACGCCGTGCAGAATACGCAGTCCGGCGCCCTCTTCCGCGCCGTGGCCACCGACGGCCACCGAATGGCGCGCGCCGAGATCGCCGCACCCGCCGGCTCGGAAGGCATGAGCGGCATCATCGTGCCCAAAAAGACCGTGGGCGAAGTGCAGAAGCTGCTCGACGGCGTCGATGGCGACGTCAAGGTCGAGGTTTCCGACACCAAGATCCGCTTCACCGTCGGCCCGGTCGTGCTGCTCAGCAAGCTGATCGAAGGCACCTTCCCCGATTATGACCGGGTGACGCCCAAGAACAACGACAAGCAGATGATGGTCGACAAGGCTGGCTTTGCCATTGCCGTTGATCGCGTCTCGACCATCGCCTCCGATCGCGGCGGCAAGGCCGTCAAGCTCCAGGCCCGCGACGGCCTGCTCGAGCTTTCGGTCACCAATCCGGACCACGGCACCGCTTCCGAAGAAGTGGCGGTCGAGTTCGACACCGATGGCTTCGAGATCGGCTTCAATGCCCGCTACCTCCTCGACATCATCCAGCAGATCCGCTCCGAAAGCGCCGTCTTCCTCTTCAACGACGCCAACTCCCCGACGCTGGTCAAGGAACAGGGCACCGAGGCAAATGCACTTTACGTGTTGATGCCGATGCGGGTTTGA
- the dnaA gene encoding chromosomal replication initiator protein DnaA translates to MSDSSSETQRDLWNRVRARLKTAVGEDVFTSWFARLELEEIVEDTVHLSAPTRFLCSWVQSNYAERIVETFRNDVPEVARLQVTMRVNGQARPRLAPVAEAVSEAPAVESAAPAPVAAPATPRLVRETAKGDALSGSAIDPRMTFESFVSGEANEMAFGVAKQIANAAANNTVTFNPVYIHSTVGLGKSHLLNAIAHQVQTADPSKNIVYLTADHFMYHFITAVQRQSALGFKEWLRRVDLLLIDDMQFLQGKSATEFGHTLGTLLTGAKQVVVAGDAPPRDLEMLDERVRSRLSGGLVVPISTFDLDLRRAIVERRAAHVNSRFGMAFPTAVIDYVARAVVSHGRDLDGAVNRLVAANQLTGELITVPLAEKTLADLIRARDAKRVRIEDILKAVSRHYKVPRNELLSARRSRDVVRPRQIAMYLAKALTARSLPEIGRRFGGRDHTTVLHSVRKVEQMIKDDIELGQEIELLKRMLEE, encoded by the coding sequence ATGTCCGATAGCTCTTCCGAAACGCAGCGCGACCTTTGGAACCGTGTGCGTGCGCGGCTCAAGACCGCCGTCGGCGAAGATGTCTTTACCTCCTGGTTTGCCCGGCTCGAGCTCGAAGAAATCGTCGAGGACACGGTGCACCTGTCCGCGCCGACCCGGTTCCTCTGCTCCTGGGTGCAGTCCAATTATGCAGAGCGCATCGTAGAGACCTTCCGCAATGACGTGCCCGAAGTGGCGCGCCTTCAGGTCACCATGCGCGTCAATGGTCAGGCCCGCCCCCGGCTTGCTCCTGTTGCCGAGGCTGTAAGCGAAGCCCCGGCTGTTGAAAGCGCTGCACCGGCACCCGTCGCTGCGCCAGCCACGCCGCGCCTCGTCCGCGAAACCGCCAAGGGCGATGCCCTTTCCGGCAGCGCCATCGATCCGCGCATGACGTTTGAGAGCTTTGTTTCGGGCGAAGCCAACGAAATGGCCTTTGGCGTTGCCAAGCAGATCGCCAATGCAGCCGCCAACAACACCGTGACCTTCAACCCGGTCTATATCCATTCCACCGTTGGCCTCGGAAAGTCGCACCTCCTCAACGCCATCGCCCATCAGGTGCAGACGGCGGATCCGAGCAAGAACATCGTTTATCTCACCGCCGACCACTTCATGTACCATTTCATCACGGCCGTGCAGCGCCAGTCGGCGCTGGGCTTCAAGGAATGGCTGCGCCGGGTCGATCTGCTGCTGATCGACGACATGCAGTTCCTCCAGGGTAAGTCGGCTACCGAATTCGGCCATACGCTGGGTACGCTGCTGACCGGCGCCAAGCAGGTCGTGGTGGCCGGCGATGCACCGCCGCGCGATCTTGAAATGCTCGATGAACGCGTGCGTTCGCGTCTTTCCGGCGGTCTTGTCGTGCCGATCTCGACCTTTGACCTTGATCTCCGCCGCGCCATTGTCGAGCGTCGCGCCGCGCATGTGAATTCGCGCTTCGGCATGGCCTTCCCGACCGCCGTGATCGATTACGTCGCTCGGGCCGTGGTCAGCCATGGCCGCGATCTCGATGGCGCCGTTAACCGCCTCGTCGCCGCCAATCAGCTTACCGGTGAACTCATCACCGTGCCGCTGGCGGAAAAGACGCTGGCCGACCTGATCCGCGCCCGCGACGCCAAGCGCGTGCGCATCGAGGACATCCTCAAGGCCGTGTCGCGCCACTACAAGGTGCCGCGCAACGAACTCCTTTCCGCCCGCCGCTCGCGCGACGTGGTCCGCCCGCGCCAGATCGCCATGTATCTGGCGAAGGCCCTCACCGCCCGTTCGCTGCCCGAAATCGGCCGGCGCTTCGGTGGCCGCGACCACACCACCGTCCTGCACTCGGTGCGTAAGGTCGAGCAGATGATCAAGGACGACATCGAGCTTGGCCAGGAGATCGAGCTCCTGAAGCGGATGCTCGAAGAGTAA
- a CDS encoding transglycosylase domain-containing protein: MKQRAPFFDRFAPMDFRISADDRVGRPAARQAKPQTRAKAKGERVEPTIGSSAMGHSVGFSVDDRVSTGGKGGGGGKPPKGKGRPPRRGRAETARPRKKKRGGGFLMGVLWWGFVACLWGGLAVIGVIVYYGAQLPASNTWAIPERPPNIRILAADGSLLSNRGQTGGEAVTFRELPHFVPAAFIASEDRRFMSHFGVDPIGLLAVAVESVQAREVTRGASTLTQQVAKNLFLTPDQTLGRKVQEAILAVWLEQNFTKEEILELYMNRVYFGSGATGIEAAAQTYFGVSARNLSLGQAAMLVGILPAPSAYNPKANPERAKERQRLVLNAMAQEGYITREEADAARIDPDQEVRTVIAGSESYVADWVESLMTSYIGEIGSDVIVQTTIDYKLQKDAEFIVREAVATEGPKRGFTQGALVSMDVNGTVRAMVGGVDYQASQYNRAVTAKRQPGSTFKPFVYMAAMEKGYTPDTLAEDAQFEYNGWSPRNANGKYAGTVTLRQGLAYSLNTIAGRLAIDVTPEKVIEVAMRMGISSSLTPVPSIALGTQEVNLLELTSAYAPFANGGMGVIPNVITKISDVEGKVLYESSDAGPGRVIDPNILAEMNDMLETAVEVGTGKGARIGAWEMGGKTGTSQESRDALFVGYTSAMVTGVWLGNDDNKGTSLSGGNVPAAIWSDFMTKALAGREPTPIPGGSYSGQLVAQQMVDPATGLPIIDPATGQPQVQYVDGGTGQPVQTQVDPATGQVVAIDPATGLPMQGMQPLQSAAAPVQTQQIDPATGLPIQQIDPATGLPVQQIDPQTGMPLDTSGQTQQVTYDANGQAIDPVTGFPLQAPTTATPIDPDTGLPMTLVTDPATGQQVWVPSAPAQQGFQQAQPQQFAPPAEVQQQQPQVVYDAPQQQRTLMDMIFGN; the protein is encoded by the coding sequence ATGAAGCAGCGTGCCCCGTTTTTCGACAGGTTTGCCCCAATGGATTTCCGCATTTCGGCCGATGACCGCGTAGGTAGACCAGCCGCCCGCCAGGCCAAGCCGCAGACGCGTGCTAAGGCCAAGGGTGAACGCGTCGAGCCGACCATCGGTTCGTCGGCTATGGGTCATTCGGTCGGTTTTTCGGTCGATGACCGCGTCAGCACCGGCGGCAAGGGTGGCGGCGGGGGCAAGCCGCCCAAGGGCAAGGGAAGGCCACCGCGCCGCGGCCGGGCTGAAACGGCGCGTCCGCGCAAGAAGAAGCGCGGCGGCGGTTTCCTTATGGGTGTGCTCTGGTGGGGCTTTGTTGCCTGCCTTTGGGGCGGCCTCGCCGTGATCGGCGTCATCGTTTACTACGGCGCGCAGCTTCCGGCTTCCAACACCTGGGCCATTCCCGAGCGTCCGCCCAATATCCGCATTCTCGCCGCTGACGGCAGCCTCCTCTCCAATCGCGGACAGACCGGCGGCGAAGCCGTGACCTTCCGCGAGCTGCCGCACTTCGTGCCGGCCGCCTTTATCGCCTCGGAAGACCGGCGCTTCATGAGCCATTTCGGCGTCGACCCGATCGGCCTTCTGGCGGTTGCCGTGGAATCGGTTCAGGCGCGTGAAGTGACGCGCGGCGCCTCGACGCTGACGCAGCAGGTTGCCAAGAACCTCTTCCTCACCCCCGACCAGACCCTGGGCCGCAAGGTGCAGGAAGCCATTCTTGCCGTCTGGCTCGAGCAGAATTTCACCAAGGAAGAGATCCTCGAACTCTACATGAACCGCGTTTATTTCGGTTCGGGCGCCACCGGCATCGAAGCGGCGGCGCAGACCTATTTCGGCGTTTCCGCGCGCAACCTGTCGCTAGGCCAGGCCGCCATGCTGGTCGGCATCCTGCCCGCGCCCTCGGCCTACAATCCCAAGGCCAATCCGGAGCGCGCCAAGGAGCGCCAGCGCCTCGTGCTCAATGCTATGGCGCAGGAAGGCTATATCACCCGCGAAGAAGCCGACGCCGCCCGCATCGATCCCGATCAGGAAGTGCGCACCGTCATCGCTGGCTCGGAATCCTACGTGGCCGACTGGGTCGAGTCGCTAATGACCTCCTATATCGGGGAAATCGGCTCGGACGTGATCGTCCAGACCACGATCGACTACAAGCTGCAAAAGGACGCCGAGTTCATTGTCCGCGAAGCGGTCGCCACCGAAGGCCCCAAGCGCGGCTTTACCCAGGGCGCGCTCGTTTCCATGGACGTCAATGGCACGGTGCGTGCCATGGTTGGCGGTGTCGATTACCAGGCCAGCCAGTATAACCGCGCCGTCACTGCCAAGCGCCAGCCGGGCTCGACCTTCAAGCCCTTCGTCTACATGGCCGCCATGGAAAAGGGCTATACGCCCGATACCCTGGCCGAGGACGCGCAGTTCGAATACAATGGCTGGAGCCCGCGCAATGCCAATGGCAAATATGCCGGCACAGTGACGCTGCGCCAGGGCCTGGCCTATTCGCTCAATACCATTGCCGGGCGTCTTGCCATCGACGTCACCCCGGAAAAGGTGATCGAAGTGGCCATGCGCATGGGCATTTCCTCTTCGCTGACGCCGGTTCCGTCGATCGCGCTCGGCACGCAGGAAGTGAATCTCCTCGAGCTCACCTCCGCCTATGCGCCTTTCGCCAATGGCGGCATGGGGGTCATTCCCAATGTCATCACCAAGATCAGCGATGTCGAAGGCAAGGTGCTCTACGAAAGCTCCGATGCCGGCCCCGGCCGCGTCATCGATCCCAACATCCTTGCCGAAATGAACGACATGCTTGAGACCGCCGTCGAAGTCGGTACCGGCAAGGGCGCCCGCATCGGCGCCTGGGAAATGGGCGGCAAGACCGGCACGTCGCAGGAATCGCGCGACGCCCTTTTCGTCGGCTATACCTCGGCCATGGTCACCGGCGTCTGGCTCGGCAATGACGATAACAAGGGCACTTCGCTTTCGGGCGGCAACGTCCCCGCGGCGATCTGGTCGGACTTCATGACCAAGGCCCTGGCCGGTCGCGAACCGACGCCGATCCCTGGTGGGTCCTATTCCGGCCAGCTCGTGGCCCAGCAGATGGTCGACCCGGCAACGGGCCTGCCCATCATCGACCCCGCCACCGGTCAGCCGCAGGTGCAATATGTCGATGGCGGTACCGGCCAGCCGGTGCAGACGCAGGTCGATCCGGCCACCGGCCAGGTCGTGGCCATCGATCCGGCTACGGGTCTCCCCATGCAGGGCATGCAGCCGCTGCAGAGTGCCGCCGCACCGGTGCAGACCCAGCAGATCGACCCGGCCACCGGGCTGCCGATCCAGCAGATCGATCCCGCCACCGGCCTGCCGGTCCAGCAGATCGATCCGCAGACCGGCATGCCGCTCGATACGTCTGGTCAGACGCAGCAGGTGACCTATGATGCCAACGGCCAGGCCATCGATCCGGTCACCGGCTTCCCGCTGCAGGCGCCGACCACGGCAACGCCGATCGACCCAGATACCGGCCTGCCGATGACGCTGGTCACCGATCCGGCGACCGGCCAGCAGGTCTGGGTGCCGAGCGCGCCAGCGCAGCAGGGCTTCCAACAGGCCCAGCCACAGCAGTTCGCGCCGCCCGCCGAGGTGCAACAACAGCAGCCGCAGGTGGTCTACGACGCGCCGCAACAGCAACGCACGCTGATGGACATGATCTTCGGCAACTAA
- the recF gene encoding DNA replication/repair protein RecF (All proteins in this family for which functions are known are DNA-binding proteins that assist the filamentation of RecA onto DNA for the initiation of recombination or recombinational repair.) produces MIRHISRLRLTAFRNYTSAALDLDERHVVLTGPNGSGKTNLLEAISVLSPGRGLRGASFETLQQHGSDHGWAVAATVETGDGPSDIGTGAMPDGGRRVRINGANARSIEAMSDYLRVLWLTPAMDGLFSGPAGERRRFLDRLVTTLIPSHSAAVGDFEKLMRQRNRLLEEEGDPRWLSAVETQMAELGASIHLNRTDSLQHLQALVSESLDDGSFPAAELALTPLFDTGAVPETSAALETLLAQRWHALRPLDRAAGRTTSGPHRVDLEVMHAQKRMPAALGSTGEQKALLIGLILAHARLVRLRTGIVPFLLLDEIAAHLDPDRRRALFSALDGLETQCFLTGTDAVLFEALEDRAQRIPVRDGRLG; encoded by the coding sequence TTGATCCGCCACATCTCCCGCCTGCGCCTGACGGCCTTTCGCAATTACACCTCCGCCGCGCTCGATCTGGACGAGCGCCACGTCGTGCTGACCGGGCCCAATGGCTCGGGCAAGACCAATCTGCTGGAGGCCATTTCCGTCCTCTCGCCGGGGCGGGGCCTGCGCGGCGCGAGTTTTGAGACGCTGCAGCAGCATGGCTCGGACCATGGCTGGGCGGTGGCGGCGACGGTCGAGACCGGGGACGGCCCATCCGATATCGGTACCGGCGCCATGCCCGATGGCGGGCGGCGGGTGCGGATCAATGGCGCCAATGCCCGTTCCATCGAAGCAATGAGCGATTACCTGCGCGTGCTTTGGCTGACGCCGGCCATGGACGGCCTTTTTTCCGGCCCCGCGGGCGAGCGACGGCGGTTCCTCGACCGGCTGGTAACGACGCTTATTCCGTCCCATTCCGCGGCAGTCGGTGACTTCGAAAAGCTCATGCGGCAGCGCAATAGGCTCCTTGAAGAAGAAGGCGATCCGCGCTGGCTCAGCGCCGTCGAGACACAGATGGCCGAGCTTGGCGCCTCGATCCACCTCAACCGCACCGATAGCCTCCAGCACCTTCAGGCGCTGGTGTCCGAAAGCCTCGACGACGGCTCTTTCCCCGCCGCCGAATTGGCGCTGACGCCGCTATTCGACACCGGGGCCGTGCCCGAAACGTCCGCAGCGCTCGAAACCCTCCTGGCGCAGCGCTGGCATGCGCTGCGCCCCCTTGATCGAGCGGCCGGACGCACCACATCAGGACCACACCGGGTGGACCTCGAGGTCATGCACGCGCAAAAGCGCATGCCGGCGGCTTTGGGCTCGACCGGCGAGCAGAAGGCGCTGCTGATCGGCCTGATCCTCGCCCATGCCCGCCTGGTGCGTTTGCGGACAGGCATCGTGCCCTTCCTTCTTCTCGACGAGATTGCTGCCCACCTCGATCCCGATCGGCGCCGGGCGCTGTTTTCGGCTTTGGACGGGCTCGAGACGCAGTGTTTTCTGACCGGCACCGACGCGGTGCTGTTCGAGGCGCTGGAGGATCGGGCGCAGCGCATTCCGGTGCGGGACGGGCGGCTCGGGTAA
- a CDS encoding LLM class flavin-dependent oxidoreductase, translating to MKKIGFLSFGHWSPSPQSGTRSAGDALLQSIDLAVAAEELGADGAYFRVHHFARQLASPFPLLAAAGAKTKTIELGTAVIDMRYENPLYMAEDAGAADLIAGGRLQLGISRGSPEQVIDGWRYFGFAPEEGKTDQDMARQHAEVFLEVIKGNGFAQPNPRPMFPNPPGMLRLEPHAPGLRDRIWWGAASDATAIWAAKMGMHLQSSTLKFDESGKPFHIQQAEQIRAYRAAWKDAGHAHEPRVSVSRSIFALVSDEDRMYFGSGRPEEDQFGYIEPEKRAVFGRGYTAEPDKLIEELRKDEAIAEADTLLLTVPNQLGVDYNAHVIENILTLVAPALGWR from the coding sequence ATGAAGAAGATCGGCTTTTTGAGCTTTGGACACTGGAGCCCCTCGCCCCAGTCCGGCACGCGTTCTGCCGGTGATGCATTGCTGCAATCGATCGACCTTGCGGTAGCCGCCGAGGAACTGGGTGCCGATGGCGCCTATTTCCGCGTGCACCACTTTGCCCGCCAGCTTGCCTCGCCGTTCCCACTCCTGGCTGCCGCAGGCGCCAAGACCAAGACCATCGAGCTCGGCACGGCGGTCATCGACATGCGCTACGAAAACCCGCTCTACATGGCCGAAGACGCCGGCGCCGCCGACCTGATCGCCGGTGGCCGCCTGCAGCTGGGCATTTCCCGCGGCTCTCCGGAACAGGTGATCGACGGCTGGCGCTATTTCGGTTTTGCCCCTGAAGAGGGCAAGACCGACCAGGACATGGCGCGCCAACATGCCGAAGTGTTCCTTGAAGTCATTAAGGGCAATGGCTTTGCCCAGCCCAATCCGCGCCCCATGTTCCCCAACCCGCCCGGCATGCTGCGGCTCGAGCCCCATGCCCCGGGCCTTCGCGACCGCATCTGGTGGGGCGCTGCGAGCGACGCCACGGCCATCTGGGCTGCCAAGATGGGCATGCACCTGCAGTCCTCGACACTCAAATTCGATGAATCAGGCAAGCCGTTTCACATCCAGCAGGCTGAACAGATCCGGGCCTATCGCGCCGCCTGGAAGGACGCCGGCCACGCCCACGAACCGCGCGTTTCGGTCAGCCGCTCGATCTTCGCGCTCGTTTCCGACGAGGACCGGATGTATTTCGGCTCCGGCCGCCCGGAAGAAGATCAATTCGGCTATATCGAGCCGGAAAAGCGCGCCGTCTTCGGCCGCGGCTACACCGCCGAGCCGGACAAGCTCATCGAAGAGCTGCGCAAGGACGAAGCCATCGCCGAAGCCGACACGCTCCTGCTGACCGTCCCCAACCAGCTGGGCGTCGACTACAACGCCCATGTCATCGAAAATATTTTGACACTCGTGGCACCGGCGCTCGGCTGGCGGTAG
- the gyrB gene encoding DNA topoisomerase (ATP-hydrolyzing) subunit B, which translates to MTESQNPAPNEYGADSIKVLKGLDAVRKRPGMYIGDTDDGSGLHHMVYEVVDNAIDEALAGHADLVTVTLNPDGSVSVNDNGRGIPTDIHKEEGVSAAEVIMTQLHAGGKFDQNSYKVSGGLHGVGVSVVNALSQWLKLNIRRGGKIFEMSFTHGDADAPLKEIGSYVEDKKPGTYEGRSGSEITFFPSAETFTMVEFDFKTLEHRLRELAFLNSGVRILLNDLRHPEPVHVELFYEGGLEAFVNYLDKSKAPVVERPITMISEKDGITVEVALQWNDSYHENVLCFTNNIPQRDGGTHLAGLRGALTRQVVGYANSSGIAKKEKVELTGDDTREGLTCVLSVKVPDPKFSSQTKDKLVSSEVRPVVENIVNEKLGQWFEEHPNEAKTIVGKVAEAAAAREAARKARELTRRKGALEISSLPGKLADCQERDPAKSEIFIVEGDSAGGSAKQGRDRSNQAVLPLRGKILNVERARFDRMISSDQVGTLITALGTGIGREEFNPDKLRYHKIIIMTDADVDGAHIRTLLLTFFYRQTRELIERGHIYIAQPPLYKATRGRSEQYLKDEDALTDYLIDAGLEDAVFTTRDGHQLAGHDLRAVLQQARGIVAAIDNLNTRYNRNLVEQAAIVGGLDPDGLADAERMGEVLTRVGNRLDRISDEWERGWTGEITDADELAFSRTVRGVAERHLLDKGLLQSADARKLRQLADRLDEIYGGVPTLTRKGDTTPVFGPTSLFKAVTDAGRKGVSLQRYKGLGEMNAEQLWETTLDPNARTLLRVEMGQTDEADQIFTALMGDLVEPRRDFIQDNALNVSNLDV; encoded by the coding sequence ATGACCGAGAGCCAAAATCCCGCCCCCAACGAATATGGCGCCGACAGCATCAAGGTGCTCAAGGGCCTCGACGCCGTGCGCAAGCGCCCCGGCATGTATATCGGGGACACGGATGATGGTTCAGGCCTCCACCACATGGTCTATGAGGTGGTCGACAACGCCATAGACGAGGCGCTGGCAGGCCATGCTGACCTCGTGACGGTGACGCTTAATCCCGATGGCTCGGTGTCGGTCAACGACAATGGCCGCGGCATCCCCACCGATATCCACAAGGAAGAAGGCGTTTCGGCAGCCGAGGTCATCATGACCCAGCTCCATGCCGGCGGTAAGTTCGACCAGAATTCCTATAAGGTCTCCGGCGGCCTCCATGGCGTGGGCGTGTCGGTCGTCAACGCCCTCAGCCAATGGCTCAAGCTCAACATCCGCCGCGGCGGCAAGATTTTCGAGATGAGCTTTACACATGGCGACGCCGATGCGCCGCTTAAGGAAATCGGCAGCTATGTCGAGGACAAGAAGCCCGGCACCTATGAAGGCCGCAGCGGCTCCGAGATCACCTTCTTCCCTTCGGCCGAAACCTTCACCATGGTGGAGTTTGACTTTAAGACGCTGGAACACCGGTTGCGCGAGCTCGCCTTCCTTAATTCCGGCGTTCGCATCCTCCTCAATGACCTGCGCCATCCCGAGCCGGTGCATGTCGAGCTGTTCTATGAGGGCGGCCTGGAAGCCTTCGTCAACTACCTCGACAAGTCCAAAGCGCCGGTGGTCGAACGTCCGATCACCATGATCTCGGAAAAGGACGGCATCACCGTCGAGGTGGCGTTGCAGTGGAACGACAGCTACCACGAAAACGTCCTTTGCTTTACCAACAACATCCCGCAGCGCGATGGCGGCACGCACTTGGCAGGCCTTCGCGGCGCGCTGACGCGCCAGGTCGTGGGCTATGCCAATTCTTCCGGCATTGCGAAAAAGGAAAAGGTCGAGCTCACCGGCGACGACACGCGCGAAGGCCTCACCTGCGTGCTGTCGGTCAAGGTGCCGGATCCCAAATTTTCCAGCCAGACCAAGGACAAGCTGGTTTCTTCCGAAGTCCGCCCCGTTGTGGAAAATATCGTCAACGAGAAGCTCGGCCAGTGGTTTGAAGAGCATCCCAACGAAGCCAAGACCATTGTCGGCAAGGTGGCGGAAGCCGCTGCAGCCCGCGAAGCCGCGCGCAAGGCGCGTGAGCTCACCCGCCGCAAGGGGGCGCTCGAAATCTCGTCCCTGCCCGGCAAGCTTGCCGATTGCCAGGAACGCGACCCCGCCAAGTCGGAAATCTTCATCGTCGAGGGCGACTCTGCCGGTGGCTCCGCCAAACAGGGCCGCGACCGTTCTAACCAAGCCGTGCTGCCGCTGCGCGGCAAGATTCTCAATGTGGAACGCGCCCGCTTCGACCGCATGATCTCGTCCGATCAGGTCGGCACGCTGATCACCGCGCTCGGCACCGGCATTGGCCGCGAGGAGTTCAACCCCGACAAGCTGCGCTACCACAAGATCATCATCATGACGGACGCCGATGTCGACGGCGCCCACATCCGCACGCTCCTCCTCACCTTCTTCTACCGCCAGACGCGCGAGCTGATCGAGCGGGGCCATATCTACATCGCCCAGCCGCCGCTCTACAAAGCCACGCGCGGCCGCTCCGAGCAGTATCTCAAGGACGAAGATGCGCTCACCGACTATCTGATCGATGCCGGGCTTGAGGACGCCGTCTTCACAACGCGCGACGGCCACCAGCTGGCCGGGCACGATCTTCGCGCCGTGCTGCAGCAGGCGCGCGGCATCGTCGCCGCCATTGACAATCTCAACACGCGCTACAATCGCAACCTCGTCGAACAGGCCGCCATTGTCGGCGGGCTCGATCCGGATGGCCTTGCCGATGCCGAGCGCATGGGCGAAGTGCTGACCCGCGTCGGCAACCGGCTCGACCGCATTTCCGACGAATGGGAACGCGGCTGGACCGGCGAAATCACCGATGCCGACGAACTGGCCTTTTCGCGCACCGTCCGCGGCGTGGCAGAGCGGCACCTGCTCGACAAGGGCCTGTTGCAGAGCGCCGATGCGCGCAAGCTCCGCCAGCTGGCCGACCGGCTCGACGAAATCTATGGCGGCGTGCCGACCCTTACCCGCAAGGGCGACACGACGCCGGTTTTCGGACCCACGAGCCTTTTCAAGGCCGTGACCGATGCCGGCCGCAAGGGCGTTTCGCTGCAGCGCTATAAAGGCCTCGGCGAAATGAATGCCGAGCAGCTCTGGGAAACAACGCTCGACCCCAATGCGCGCACGCTGCTGCGTGTCGAAATGGGCCAGACCGACGAAGCCGACCAGATTTTTACCGCGCTGATGGGTGACCTCGTCGAGCCGCGCCGTGACTTCATCCAGGACAACGCGCTCAACGTCTCCAATCTGGACGTCTAG